The genomic segment CGGTGTGCCAGCGTTAGGGATGGCATAATTTGCTGGTGCATCTGCTTCCGGCATTGACGTCCTGCTGGCAGAGGCACAGCCTGTGCAGAAAAGAGCCGGCCGCTTCGTAGAACCGATAGAATCACGAGAGTCGACAACAGAGACGACACCGATGGGTTGATCCTTAGGTGCCACCCGGCTCTGAATGCTGCAGACGTTGGCTTGCATCGGTCCCTGCTGTGAAACGTATGCACCCTCTGGCGCTACACAGTGGGCCGCCAAAGAAGGCGTAGAATGCACTTTATTAGGAAACCCATCAGGGGCATGTCCGTGGATGCAGCAACTTGGAGAAGGAGAGTGGAGAACGTTCGGCGCATCGGCTGACATGCCGCTGACCAGCCGTTGAGGCCTGTGAGTGACGCCTGTGGTGCCAGCACCTGCAGCTGGAGGAGGGTTCATACGTAGGCGACTGGGGCAAGCGTACGGCAGCCTCATTTGACTTGTATCGAGGTCGTGTGTCAGCTGTCTTTCCGCCACGTGAGACGCCAAACAGGGGCAACTCGTCGAGCGATGCAAGCTTGCTCCAAGGCCGCAACATGCTGGGGGACAGTGTGTGGATGTATGGTCGGCAGACGTACCTGGCAAATGCGGAGACCAACTCGCAGGCATACTCAAGAGGTCCGCAGAGACACCCCTGCGGAGACCCTTGAAACGGCAACTGCTTCGTTGAGCATGTGGGTCGGTGTCCAGCAACGAGAACTCTGAATAGCAAAACACGAGATAGGCAATAACTGGACGTATACTATTCCTTCTTAGACGAACTCGGGGTCAACATTGTTCACGCAGTGCGCCGTTTAAGCGTTCATGATTGTAGCTATAAATGCCCCACCAGTTTCAGACAGGCGTTGATGAGTATTGTTCACAGGGGATGGCAGAGGCGCTACAGGTACACCGATTAAACAGACATGTACCCCTGAAGAGGTTGCACGCCACCGCATATGCCAACCAACACATTTCTCACCGATAGGACGAGCCAGTAGCCTAACCCAGTTCTGCTGCTCCTCAGTACTTCTGTAGTTACAAGATAGCTTGCGCATGTTGTTTGCTGGCATGTTGCTTGGGTGGTCGGAATTCACGTTTCCTTGGGATTTGCCGCATTGGGGACCACCATGATAATATGTGGCCGAGCTGCAACGTCGCAACCAGCCGGACTTAGTTCAGTTGCCCCCTGTAAACCAATTCCTTCCCCAGATACGTCATCAGCACCGTACGCGAATCTAGATGTGCAGGAACAGGAACAAACGGCATGAGATGGGTTTAACTGGAAACGATAGTCTGACTCAGCATACATCGGATGCGGTTGCTTACTTGGTAACGCTGCTGACGGTTCTTGACGCAACGGTGCCTCAACAGAGTGTTCATGCGGACGAAGGTAAATGCCCCCGGAGACAGTTCCTCCGTCATCGTTGATATTGGCGCTCCTGACAGGCGGGCCTCCAGGTTTGGATGGCGGGTGCAAAGCTGAAGTTGCTTTCCGCGCACATTTACCGGCTGTCCGAGGCCGTGCCTGTCCCTGCGAATAGCGCGTGGGATCTGCGTCAAGCGCGCTACAGCTGTCGCCGCAAGAAACCCCAGAACTGcctccatgcatgcatctagAACCCGAAGAGGGTCCGAGACCAGAAGCGTAGCCACCGCGTGTCAGCGACCGACGAAGCCTACTAGGCGACCTGGGGATCGTGACAACATCATCAGGCCTTGACAAGTTTCCGCAAGAAGCAGACATACGACAGCCGGCTTCAATCGCAGGCGTAGAGAGCCAATGACAACTGTCAACCCAGACTGGAGTCTCCGCCGCCCGCTGGTGTACTGCAGCAGTGGCATGTCCACGACTACCAGCTGGGACATTGTTGTTTCTTATACCCGTTGATGAATGAGGTAATCGATGGTCGCAAGGATGATGTACACCCCTCTCTAGGAGCGTATGTCGACATCGAGAGACCAGGGTATCCGCAGAGCAGTTTTCTTGCAGTCCCTGGTCTACATGCCATTCTGTCGAATCCCTACGACCACTCCTTGGAACGGATACTGCTCTTCTCAGTTCACGAGAAAACTCCGGAGCCGACATTCCAAGGCTCCTCCTGTGTCTCGACGGAAAGCATCTAGAGTGACGCTGCTCGTCTGCCCAGAGGCTGGGCCGGTCAGACGGCGCCGCGGTTGTTGTTGAGGCTGCGCGGAATTCCGGAACAGCGGCGTACTGGCTGTCACAGGATGGCAGTCGAGGAACGTGGTTGGCTTCTCGAACACTATATGAATGATGCAGCGAGCCCCGATCGCCTTGTGAAAAATACAGAGGATCCGATGCCCAAGTGTCTGACCAGACGCCAGACGCGTCGGGCGAACACGCGGTGGCGAGAGGAGATGATAGCAAATGAGGCGGAGCGGAGGCGGACGTATGGTGGTGGCAGTGGGAAATCTGAGTTTGTCCATGTTGCGGTGTCAAGTGCGAAGCGCGAGTtaggcttcttcctctccgacTTTGACCAGGGTGTCGAATCGTCTGTATCCTCTCTCCAAAAAGTCTGTTCGAGACAAAATCGGGGTCGTCAATAGTCGCGGGCATTCCAACAATGGAAACAGACACGAGGGGTGACGACAGGGCGTTTCCCTGCATTGACAGTGCTCCGGCAGCACCAGATCCACCTCCGACACCCAGGGAAATGGTCGAAGGGCTAGTTCGCGTGATGGCAGTAGGGAGTCCATGAGAACAGACGTTGACAGTGATATGCGGTAGCGACAGAACAGGAACAGTGGAGGGGGTCAGCGACGCTGACCGGACCGGCGTTATTGAAGGAACCACATGGCTGCACGACAGACGTCTTGTTGGATGGTCACAGCAACCTAACAGAGGACCGTATTGGCTCGGGACACCCAAACCTGGAGACACCGTAACGGACGGTGATGCCGATTCAGACGATACAGGGACCCTGTGCGGCAACGTAACCCCGTCAGGAAGAGCGGACCGAGGGCCACCTCCAACGGTCGTGGTGGGCTCCCCAACCCCTTTGGTTGAAGGGGTCGACCGCATAGTAACAAGAGCGAAGCCACCGCCACTCCATCCCGCGCGTTTCCGAAAGGACGCCTTACAGATTCAAGGCACTGGTCACAATCCTCTTTCATCTATTACGGGGCCGCCGTACCGCGGTTCTGTAACTCGTAACAGATAAGAAAGTACTACTCTCTCTAGCATTGATTCAGGTCATCTTTCtggcttctcctctcccaaCATCATTCGCGCAGTGCAGCAGCTCTCTGGGCAACGTTTTTCGCAAGAGTCCGAAAGAAATCCAGAGTGAATAAAAGCCTTATCTTGAGCTACACTGTCAGCAGTCATCTTGGCAACTGAgatttctccgtctcgttcACGCGGTTGTCGGGACAGTTGAGAAGAGTTTACACTGAAAAACAGTGAACCCTCCCCTCTAAATAGGACCTGCAAAAGTCCCCCCAAGGACATTAAATACTATGTACCCCAAAATATGTTTCCTTCGCTGACCGTTTTGTTTACAGCAAGCTTGCTGTTTCGAGACAGAGCCGTATGATATCATTCATTTGAAGACGAGGTGACTAAGAGGAGCCTAGCATCATCGTCGTTGTCTATAGCAGGTCTCGCCTTGAGTCGCCGGTACGAAATGTTCGGTTTACGTGGAGTGGCTGAATCGGAGCAAAGAACAGGAACAAGTCGGACCCCCTGTTAATGTAGCTGTGCGATGATCTTCAAGAATCAAGTAGAGAGATACACAGCAGAAGTGAAACATGAGATGCCGCGAGGTGTTAACCAGAATTTCCAGCGCAATAGGCGAAATTCAGACCTTGGAGTGTCATCGCTGGAGAATGAGGCAAGCCTGTGCGATTTCAGATATAAAAGAGAAGGTTAGACGCAGCCAGATCAAGTACATAGCTCCTGCGGTCCGAAAATACACAAATGCAACGCAGGGTTTATCTGGTTGTTGGTCTGACACGTACGATTCTTCTTTGGTCACTTGAGTCACCGAGTGGAGGGGCTCGCAGCCATGATAATCGGCACGGAAAAAATGCAGCACAGGAAGTGGCAGACCACATCGAGGTGATGGACTTGAATCACACGATATTGACGGATAGACGACTTCACaaaatgaaaaaaacgacATAGTGTGTGAAGGTGAAAAAGGTGCTGTCAAAAAAATATGGGCAAAGTTGACAACAGCGAAGCCGTGTGCAGCAATTGTGCCTGCGCGGTGACCGGGCAGCATCACTCAAGATTCTTTCACTTTGTTGCGTTGGCTGTAGTCCTCAGTAATGCACCGAGAAAGCAGCTCTCCCTTCAGATAATGCTCTATAGTCAGTTGAAGTAGATCTGTTTAAAACTTTCAAACAGCAGTACATGCATAAGCCTCACCAACAAGACACTAGCAACTCGCGTTGCCCGAACCACCGAGCACAACCGCGGGACACAGCCGTTGCTCGCGTTATTTTTGACTCAAACAGAGAGCATTTACGTGCAGCAGTAGAAAAATAGTATTTTGGAGAGAAAATAAATCACTCACCAGGCCGGCCTACGCATGAACGTCCGGAAAATATGATGAGCAGGTTGCGCACTGTGTACTGCTCAACAAGCCCGAAGCTTCGTAAGCGACAGCGGAAACAATGCCAACATCCACATAGTTGTGGAAACCTTCTGGTTCAACAGAGTAGAATGCCAATCTGTCAGATTTCCAGAATGTGTTATACGatccttctgtttcttctccctgagTGGGCTAGAGGGCAATTCGATCCAGGTTTTTCTAGAGGCTGAAAAGGTATAGATGTATGAATCTGCTTGAAGCTTCGTGGGGTACCGTGGTTCAGTTCCGAGGACGGAAAGAGGCTCAACCATAAATGCGTTCAAGCGCGTGTTAATGAGAGCTCGTGGACTGGTATCCCTGTTTGTATCGGAATAGATGGCCACAGATGTATCGTAGTGCAGGTGAGTCTGGACGTTTTTTTGAGAGCTTAGTTTACTCGAAACTCGCTCGACTGCGAACAGCTACCCAATAGCGATAAAAAAACAAAGCCGATACACATGAAAAAGTTTGAGGTCGCATGAAAGATCCCGGAATAGCAGGGGCTGTAAGGCACAAGTCAGTTTTGGTCATTGTATCGCAAATTCGGCAGGCGGAGAGTCTGACTTGCTGTCTGCATTAGCCTCCACAAATGCCTCAATTCCGGGGAACAAGCGATTAACTACAATGTCAGATAGTGTGTGTAGCATAGGGTCATTTTCTACAAAACTCACAAGATGCGCTGCAACTTCAACGTTTTCATCCCCTGCATCGGTTCCTTCTAACCGTTTTTCCCCTCCCGGCATGTGTGGCTCAACAAGCGTTCTGTGAGCGTCCTTGAGTATCTCTAGCGTGGGTCCGAGATGTCTGCGGAAGAACTGAGACAGCCTTCCGAACGTGGGATCAGAAGATGCAAGGGCCTGAACTACCTCTCCCGTAGAGATATCCGTCAAATCGGGGCCGTGCCTGTCCAACAAAGCGTGTACAAAGCGTTCGTCTTGCAGAACTAGCCTGTTGACGAGCTGTGCTATTGTTAACGGGTTGCCAGACACGAATTCTCCTCCGTAGTATTCTGTAGGCTGCAGCATTGTTCTTGTAAGAGATGATGCTGCCACATTGAGCGGCGACATATAAGCATCAGCATTTGAGCTTGAAGGAGGCTGAGGCTGCACTCCAGGAGGCAGCTGTTGCAGAAAAGGTGTGCCCGTATAGGCAGTGTTGAAAGGTTGCAGGTTACCTGTCACAACGCTAGGCAAGACCGCTGGTTTTATCGTTCCCGCTGTCGTCGGAACTTCGGGCAATATGTGGGACTGAGGGGAAGAAGATACATTTAAGGGCTTCTCCGGCGGTGTCTTCGATGTTACGATCGGATGCAAGTCTGCTTCACTCAGATTTAACTCTCCCTTGTAACCGGCATCCGCCCAATGGCTTCGGTAACTCCCTGGTTGACGTTCAGGTGAAGGAGGTGCCGTGTGCTGTTTAGCCTCAGAAATGACTAGACGAACTTGTGTTTGTAATGGTTCCTGTTCATCCTGTACTATTAACGGGCCCGCACTGATGGGGTACTCTGGCCTATACGATAGCTTTCCGGTTAGTGGAGCACCAGTGAACGAGTAAGGAGACGGTGCTAAGCCGTATGTTGGAAGTTGTCCTGCAATAGTATCGTTCAAAATACAAGAGAAAAGCAATTATTTCCAAGAGAGTAGATATCGGTCGCCGCACCATTGTGTTCAGCGCCCAGTGTAGCGTGCTACACGACTTAGTGTGGATATGAAAAGTCTGCGTGTAGTAAATGGCTGCGCTTCAAAAGTGGAAGTGAAGAGCTGAGTACCAACTTGTTGGCGTAGTGTTTCCTGACGGGTGATCTTCATGGTCTGAAGAGGTTGTCTACAATTCGGCAAGTATTTGACCCACGGATGCATATGCCCAGCGTATTCCAAGAAGACCTCTGTTTGTCCGTACTAAAAGGTCTACCAAGTCAGTCGGCACCGTATGCGATTTTGTGAAACTCAACATCTGAAATCAAAATAAGCCTTGTGTGTTGACATCAGCAAGCGCGCGGGTGCGAGATTGTTGTAAGATTATTACCAAGATCTTTTCCATTAATATAGATAGATGCAAAGTATTCCCTATTCGACGGAAGCCAAGCCACCACCTCAGGACTGCCTTCTGAACACACCCGAAGCTCTTGGAGGCATTTGAGGCATCCAAGCAGTCTGTGTACGGATCAGCGGTGAAGCATAGAGCTCCCCTTGACCGTGTGCAACCATAACAGCTGGGTTTGTTACGAGGCGCATATTCATCGTCTGAGGCGAGGTAACTTCGAGAAATCCCCTCGAAGGCATCGGCACCTCATACGGGTATGCCAGCGGACCGTGAAAGGCAACTGGGGACGTGCCCGCCTGCGCTGACAGC from the Toxoplasma gondii ME49 chromosome IX, whole genome shotgun sequence genome contains:
- a CDS encoding hypothetical protein (encoded by transcript TGME49_289060) produces the protein MLLQQSALLWTASTHYVPLDFDSLMCSIYSFLCVPVLSLLWPKCLSVVQWRRVIMRNRLFCFSHVAVRLLLSTSKKYARCFLASCWTGAYMWFLLGRISIGAQAGTSPVAFHGPLAYPYEVPMPSRGFLEVTSPQTMNMRLVTNPAVMVAHGQGELYASPLIRTQTAWMPQMPPRASGQLPTYGLAPSPYSFTGAPLTGKLSYRPEYPISAGPLIVQDEQEPLQTQVRLVISEAKQHTAPPSPERQPGSYRSHWADAGYKGELNLSEADLHPIVTSKTPPEKPLNVSSSPQSHILPEVPTTAGTIKPAVLPSVVTGNLQPFNTAYTGTPFLQQLPPGVQPQPPSSSNADAYMSPLNVAASSLTRTMLQPTEYYGGEFVSGNPLTIAQLVNRLVLQDERFVHALLDRHGPDLTDISTGEVVQALASSDPTFGRLSQFFRRHLGPTLEILKDAHRTLVEPHMPGGEKRLEGTDAGDENVEVAAHLVSFVENDPMLHTLSDIVVNRLFPGIEAFVEANADSKSDSPPAEFAIQ